The following proteins come from a genomic window of Elgaria multicarinata webbii isolate HBS135686 ecotype San Diego chromosome 10, rElgMul1.1.pri, whole genome shotgun sequence:
- the HELT gene encoding hairy and enhancer of split-related protein HELT, translating into MASKLKERKRIPVSHKVIEKRRRDRINRCLNELGKTVPMALAKQVRVAKGGREHNHSSCVLRVLGRERKEAVCVGGLASAWLLPRSLRRGVDPGFKETLPDVSVSLGPFQSSGKLEKAEILEMTVQYLRALHSADFPRGREKELLAEFANYFHYGYHECMKNLVHYLTTVERMETKDTKYARILAFLQSKARFIAEPIFTSLGSLPEPDFSYQLPSAPDCLAHSTNDPVFPQGSGPGHFSWHSSARSPTIPYLPNAAVPLTSPGQQRNTFLSSVQGLDRHYLNLIGHSHPNSFSLPVGQHPSVL; encoded by the exons ATGGCCTCCAAGTTGAAGGAACGGAAA AGGATCCCGGTCTCCCACAAAGTGATCGAGAAGAGGAGGCGGGATCGGATCAACCGCTGTCTCAACGAACTCGGCAAAACGGTGCCGATGGCACTGGCAAAACAGGTACGTGTGGCGAAAGGGGGCAGAGAGCACAATCATAGTAGCTGCGTTTTGCGTGTTCTGGGACGAGAGAGGAAGGAAGCCGTTTGTGTAGGTGGGCTTGCCTCGGCGTGGCTGTTGCCCCGCTCTTTGCGTCGAGGggtaga CCCCGGGTTCAAGGAAACGCTTCCTGACGTGTCGGTCTCTCTTGGTCCATTTCAGAGTTCCGGCAAGTTAGAGAAAGCGGAGATCCTGGAGATGACCGTCCAGTACCTGAGGGCCCTTCACTCGGCGGATTTCCCTCGCGGCAGAGAAAAGG AGCTTCTAGCTGAGTTTGCCAACTACTTTCACTATGGCTACCACGAGTGCATGAAGAACCTAGTTCACTACCTGACCACAGTAGAGAGAATGGAGACCAAAGATACCAAATATGCCCGGATCCTGGCTTTCTTGCAATCCAAAGCTCGCTTCATCGCTGAACCCATCTTTACTTCACTAGGATCTCTTCCAGAGCCAGACTTTTCCtaccagctcccatcagctccagactGCTTGGCTCACAGCACCAATGACCCTGTTTTCCCACAGGGATCCGGGCCCGGGCACTTCTCTTGGCATAGCTCTGCCAGGAGCCCTACTATCCCTTACCTTCCCAATGCTGCTGTGCCCCTCACTAGCCCTGGGCAGCAGCGCAACACTTTCTTGTCATCAGTACAAGGGCTGGACCGCCACTACCTCAACCTGATTGGCCATTCCCACCCCAACTCATTCAGCCTGCCTGTTGGCCAGCATCCATCTGTGCTATAG